A genomic region of Mycobacteriales bacterium contains the following coding sequences:
- a CDS encoding helix-turn-helix transcriptional regulator: MGCGGGAGGARGGLYRCLRAMDEEGLVRSTWEPSGSGPARRTYELTDEGLDWLHVVAGSLSELSRALTNYRRRYQRMAEQHEPVR, translated from the coding sequence GTGGGCTGTGGGGGGGGGGCGGGGGGCGCCCGGGGCGGGCTCTACCGGTGCCTGCGGGCGATGGACGAGGAGGGCCTGGTCCGCTCGACCTGGGAGCCGTCCGGATCCGGTCCGGCCCGACGCACCTACGAGCTCACCGATGAGGGCCTTGACTGGCTGCACGTCGTCGCCGGATCGCTGTCCGAGCTCAGCCGGGCGCTGACCAACTACCGCCGCCGCTACCAGCGCATGGCCGAGCAGCACGAGCCGGTCCGTTGA
- a CDS encoding AAA family ATPase — translation MRLALAGKGGAGKTTISATLARLAARSGLSVVAIDADANPNLSFALGVSPDLAASLGPVPTSMVSRRIGGAGLTEPVDDILERYSVLGPDGVRLLGMGAPAHADEGCLCSAHAVVSSLLEDLGSPDRMVVVDMEASPEHLSRGTVRHVDAICMVAEPYYRSLETVRRMGELVAELPVQRVAVVANKVRSSADEAAIQEFCDRHGFELAGSIPWSDEVVAADRQRVPVVEWPGAEAVVTAVQALAEQLAVTTPARS, via the coding sequence TTGAGGCTCGCACTCGCCGGCAAGGGCGGCGCCGGCAAGACGACGATCAGCGCGACGCTGGCCCGGCTGGCCGCCCGGTCAGGCCTCTCGGTCGTGGCCATCGACGCCGACGCCAACCCGAACCTGTCCTTCGCCCTCGGTGTCTCGCCCGACCTGGCGGCCTCGCTCGGGCCCGTGCCCACCTCGATGGTCTCCCGACGGATCGGCGGCGCCGGACTCACCGAGCCTGTCGACGACATTTTGGAGCGCTACTCCGTTCTCGGACCGGACGGCGTGCGGCTGCTGGGCATGGGCGCACCGGCGCACGCGGACGAGGGCTGCCTGTGCTCGGCGCACGCCGTCGTGTCGTCCCTGCTCGAGGACCTCGGGTCGCCGGACCGGATGGTCGTCGTCGACATGGAGGCCTCGCCCGAGCACCTCAGCCGCGGCACCGTCCGGCACGTCGACGCCATCTGCATGGTCGCCGAGCCCTACTACCGCTCGCTGGAGACGGTCCGCCGGATGGGCGAGCTCGTGGCGGAGCTGCCGGTCCAGCGGGTCGCGGTCGTGGCCAACAAGGTGCGCTCGTCGGCCGACGAGGCTGCGATCCAGGAGTTCTGCGACCGGCACGGCTTCGAGCTGGCCGGCAGCATCCCCTGGAGTGACGAGGTGGTGGCTGCGGACCGCCAGCGCGTGCCGGTCGTCGAGTGGCCGGGTGCCGAAGCCGTCGTGACCGCGGTCCAGGCGCTCGCCGAGCAGCTGGCCGTGACGACACCGGCCCGCTCGTGA
- a CDS encoding AAA family ATPase, with the protein MKIVVTGKGGAGKTTVAGVLARSLARAGHPVVALDCDPSPTLGITLGFGPERTEAAPAVLNSLVDAGHTHNDPEPDPEDLLARYGVAGPDGVRLLISGRIERLDGACVCCGSHNTTRKLFSNLPHDDRIVLADLEAGLNDLMWARPQPGDLVVAVAEPSAKAYEVARRACELAAGMGVGRRVVIANRATDSDVERLSRLTGLPAVAVPDDPALAQADRDGLAPIDVDPSSPAVRALVELAGRLDLRPS; encoded by the coding sequence ATGAAGATCGTCGTCACCGGCAAGGGCGGCGCGGGCAAGACCACCGTCGCCGGCGTGCTGGCCCGCTCTCTCGCGAGGGCGGGACATCCGGTCGTGGCGCTCGACTGCGATCCGAGCCCGACCTTGGGGATCACCCTCGGCTTCGGTCCGGAGCGCACCGAGGCGGCGCCGGCCGTGCTGAACAGCCTGGTCGATGCAGGGCACACGCACAACGACCCGGAGCCCGATCCGGAGGACCTGCTGGCCCGCTACGGCGTCGCAGGTCCGGACGGGGTGCGGCTGCTCATCTCCGGCCGGATCGAGCGGCTGGACGGCGCCTGCGTGTGCTGCGGTTCCCACAACACCACCCGCAAGCTCTTCAGCAACCTGCCTCACGACGACCGGATCGTGTTGGCCGACCTCGAGGCCGGGCTCAACGACCTGATGTGGGCGCGACCGCAGCCCGGCGACCTGGTCGTGGCGGTCGCGGAGCCCAGCGCCAAGGCGTACGAGGTGGCGCGCCGCGCCTGCGAACTCGCCGCCGGTATGGGCGTCGGGCGACGTGTCGTCATCGCCAACCGGGCCACTGATTCCGACGTCGAGCGGTTGTCGCGGCTGACCGGTCTACCGGCCGTCGCCGTGCCGGACGACCCGGCCCTCGCGCAGGCCGACCGCGACGGGCTCGCGCCGATCGACGTCGATCCGTCCTCGCCGGCCGTCCGCGCGCTCGTCGAGCTGGCCGGCCGGCTCGACCTGCGGCCGTCCTAG
- a CDS encoding sialidase family protein yields MTDRKSRLGLAAMALGLTAAVVAAMALFGRGGEPAVGANVLVNPAGLITVNNSPTVVRHPREPGHLVVAHRIDRPGFSALLEWSDDGGATWRPTTLPLPAGTEPCAASPEQEPCPFGPDVAFGPDGTLYALYASLQGRGNTPAALWLATSSDGGRTLDAPVRVAGELAFQPRLAVDSDGTVHAVWLQAQAVALNQIVGAAQIVAVRSQDGGRTFSEPVPVSDAGRERVGAASPVLDSEGSLVVLYQDFKDNRRDFSGLEGPVAEKPFALVVTRSEDGGASFGQGVELESGVVPARRFLVFLPEYPSIAPGPDRSLYVSWADNRNGDEDVFLRRSPDGGASWSEPVRVNDNTAGDGTTQSLPRLSVAPGGRVDVLFHDRRADPADVQTEVFLASSDDRGASFGNHRVSSEPFDSRVGPTFGSDYGTDVGTRLGLTSNDDGAFAVWTDTRLGDQDTGRQDIFAAAVTVGGSGGPRLGLALLVPGLLLIGAAVLWSQRRPGPAARPAAGTRS; encoded by the coding sequence ATGACGGACCGGAAGAGCAGGCTCGGCCTGGCCGCCATGGCGCTCGGGCTCACCGCTGCCGTCGTCGCGGCGATGGCGCTGTTCGGGCGTGGGGGCGAGCCTGCTGTCGGCGCGAACGTCCTGGTGAACCCGGCCGGGCTGATCACGGTCAACAACTCCCCCACCGTGGTGCGCCATCCCCGGGAGCCGGGGCACCTCGTCGTCGCCCACCGCATCGACCGGCCCGGGTTCTCGGCCCTGCTCGAGTGGAGTGACGACGGCGGTGCCACGTGGCGGCCGACCACGCTGCCGCTGCCCGCGGGCACGGAGCCCTGCGCGGCCTCACCCGAGCAGGAACCATGTCCGTTCGGCCCCGACGTCGCCTTCGGCCCCGACGGCACGCTCTATGCGCTGTACGCGTCGTTGCAGGGCCGCGGCAACACGCCCGCGGCACTCTGGCTGGCAACCTCCTCCGACGGCGGCAGGACGCTGGATGCGCCCGTGCGGGTGGCCGGTGAGCTGGCCTTCCAGCCACGGCTGGCCGTCGACAGCGACGGTACGGTGCACGCCGTGTGGCTGCAGGCGCAGGCGGTCGCCCTCAACCAGATCGTGGGCGCGGCTCAAATCGTGGCCGTGCGGTCGCAGGACGGCGGTCGTACCTTTTCCGAACCGGTGCCGGTCAGCGATGCCGGACGAGAGCGGGTCGGCGCCGCCAGCCCCGTTCTGGACTCCGAGGGGAGCCTCGTGGTGCTCTACCAGGACTTCAAGGACAACCGCAGGGACTTCAGCGGTCTCGAAGGGCCCGTGGCCGAGAAGCCGTTCGCCCTCGTCGTCACCCGGTCCGAGGACGGCGGCGCGAGCTTCGGTCAGGGGGTCGAGCTGGAGTCGGGTGTGGTGCCTGCCCGCCGGTTCCTCGTCTTCCTCCCTGAGTATCCGTCGATCGCACCCGGACCGGACCGTTCGCTGTACGTGTCGTGGGCCGACAACCGCAACGGCGACGAGGACGTCTTCCTGCGCCGGTCCCCGGACGGCGGTGCCAGCTGGTCCGAGCCCGTGCGGGTGAACGACAACACCGCGGGCGACGGCACGACCCAGTCGCTGCCCCGCCTGTCCGTCGCTCCAGGCGGTCGGGTGGACGTGCTGTTCCACGACCGGAGAGCGGATCCGGCTGACGTGCAGACCGAGGTCTTCCTCGCCTCGTCCGACGACCGGGGCGCGTCGTTCGGCAACCACCGCGTGTCGTCGGAGCCCTTCGACTCGCGGGTCGGGCCCACCTTCGGCTCGGATTACGGCACCGATGTCGGCACCCGCCTGGGCCTGACCAGCAACGACGACGGCGCCTTCGCCGTCTGGACCGACACGCGGCTGGGCGACCAGGACACCGGCCGGCAGGACATCTTCGCAGCCGCCGTCACGGTGGGAGGATCCGGCGGGCCGCGTCTCGGGTTGGCGCTGCTGGTGCCCGGCCTGCTGCTGATCGGGGCAGCCGTTCTCTGGTCGCAGCGTCGGCCGGGGCCCGCCGCTCGTCCGGCTGCCGGGACCCGCTCATGA
- a CDS encoding ABC transporter substrate-binding protein, with product MTVPLRSGRPPVWVVAALALLLIAGCSQAAPSTRTAAVPRAADQHLRVAVGDDVFLRRGAASSQLGLFADGPAPGIFETLTSLTPSFGTAPGLAVSWEARSPTEWRFELRRNVRFHDGTPLTAAAVVESLRRALSPDADTPGGGVRWLGAPRGLEADSSSAVDEHVVAIALSEPNLRLAEQLANPRTGVQAPGTRAGDGRTAATTPTGTGPFRFSSYTPGLDLEVVANPDYWDGPPQLASITFRFGAEEKASLLLATGEVEAVGHVSADLLANVTDGPDQRVVSRPARSAMLLFNRGGIGRWSTLQEDAVRRAVALTLDRAAVAEAAWSGVGEPEDSVIPPVVLGAADAAGPERRDVAAAEELLTGAGWLPGPGGIRIRKGDRLALDLLVRRDSDGLPVAAAAIREQLAAVGIATSMTADPADRFTPLQRVNAGSFDLFLDVRSQEDANPCALCRFFTVRPGGDLTVSGTVRAGAAADALYDQVHTAGSPETARRLAAEFIQVAVAEEVVALPLATLPNAWLVSPRLEQFEPSAVGGAQRWHGVFLSR from the coding sequence ATGACCGTCCCCCTGCGCTCAGGTCGCCCGCCGGTCTGGGTGGTGGCGGCCCTCGCGCTGCTGTTGATCGCCGGCTGCTCCCAGGCGGCTCCCTCGACGCGGACAGCAGCCGTTCCGCGCGCCGCCGATCAGCATCTGCGGGTCGCCGTCGGAGACGACGTTTTCCTGCGCAGGGGTGCGGCTTCGTCCCAGCTCGGGCTGTTCGCCGACGGTCCTGCGCCCGGCATCTTCGAGACGCTCACCAGCCTGACGCCGAGCTTCGGGACCGCTCCGGGACTCGCCGTCAGCTGGGAGGCCCGCTCGCCCACCGAGTGGCGATTCGAACTCCGCCGCAACGTCCGCTTCCACGACGGGACGCCGCTGACGGCAGCCGCGGTCGTGGAGTCCCTGCGGCGTGCGTTGTCCCCGGACGCCGACACGCCCGGGGGAGGTGTCCGGTGGCTCGGCGCGCCGCGGGGGCTCGAGGCCGACTCGTCCTCGGCGGTCGACGAGCATGTCGTCGCGATCGCGTTGTCCGAGCCCAACCTCCGCCTGGCCGAGCAGCTGGCGAACCCACGGACAGGCGTGCAGGCTCCTGGCACGCGGGCGGGGGACGGCCGGACCGCTGCGACCACGCCGACCGGCACAGGACCCTTCCGCTTCTCTTCCTACACGCCGGGTCTGGACCTGGAGGTCGTGGCCAATCCCGACTACTGGGATGGGCCGCCACAGCTCGCGTCGATCACCTTCCGCTTCGGGGCGGAGGAGAAGGCCAGCCTGCTCCTCGCGACGGGGGAGGTCGAGGCGGTGGGTCACGTCTCCGCAGACCTGCTGGCGAACGTGACGGACGGCCCCGACCAGCGGGTGGTGTCGCGACCTGCGCGTTCAGCGATGCTGCTGTTCAACCGGGGCGGGATCGGGCGGTGGTCGACGCTGCAGGAGGACGCCGTCCGCCGTGCGGTGGCGCTCACGCTGGACCGAGCCGCCGTGGCCGAGGCGGCCTGGTCCGGCGTCGGCGAGCCGGAGGACAGTGTGATCCCGCCCGTCGTGCTGGGTGCAGCCGACGCAGCAGGCCCGGAGCGTCGCGACGTGGCGGCAGCAGAAGAGTTGCTGACGGGGGCCGGCTGGCTGCCGGGTCCGGGCGGCATCCGCATCCGGAAGGGGGACCGGTTGGCTCTGGACCTGCTGGTGCGCCGCGACTCGGACGGGCTGCCTGTGGCTGCCGCCGCCATCCGTGAGCAGCTGGCTGCCGTCGGGATCGCGACCTCCATGACGGCAGATCCCGCTGATCGGTTCACGCCGCTGCAGCGTGTCAACGCGGGTTCTTTCGACCTGTTCCTCGACGTGCGGTCACAGGAGGACGCGAACCCCTGCGCCCTCTGCCGGTTCTTCACCGTGCGTCCCGGCGGGGACCTGACCGTCTCCGGGACGGTTCGTGCGGGTGCCGCCGCCGACGCGCTGTACGACCAGGTCCACACGGCCGGTTCACCGGAGACCGCGCGCCGGCTGGCGGCCGAATTCATCCAGGTGGCCGTCGCGGAGGAGGTGGTGGCCCTGCCGCTGGCCACGCTGCCGAACGCCTGGCTGGTCTCGCCGCGACTCGAGCAGTTCGAGCCGTCGGCAGTCGGCGGTGCCCAGCGCTGGCACGGCGTGTTCCTGTCGCGCTGA
- a CDS encoding alpha/beta hydrolase: MTTTPAPEQLSRTCTRHGRKPAVTSCARCGAGVCRDCVVPTSVGVKCSACIGRPGEKAATAARRRRLIWAAGGGAALVALVLVATNLSSDGSGGSTRATAPILQGGAALRTVQFEGADDLKLAGALALPEGAASGSKLAGVVILAGYGPTNRNGVVAEGGVPDNLYRELSEAFAESEMVTLTYDKRGTGQSVLPESEPLRFEDLVSDAAAAVEFLAQRAEVDPERIAVVGHGEGGLVAMQLADQEPRIRGLGLISVPGRPFVEVLADDFAGSAHRGEEVAGLRVVVASLLEDGKLPADIPASLAGFFPAGRQEYLTDIFSLEPVALAREVDIPALVVRGGVATFVTAADESALRGALSADEAFVAGDAGPTLLVQGAPIADAEHAHDNIGVAPTRERSAEAIARITQFLTRVTAA; this comes from the coding sequence ATGACCACCACGCCTGCACCCGAGCAGCTGAGCCGCACCTGCACCCGGCACGGGCGCAAGCCGGCGGTCACCAGCTGCGCGCGCTGTGGCGCGGGGGTCTGCCGGGACTGTGTCGTGCCGACGAGCGTCGGCGTCAAGTGCTCCGCCTGCATCGGCCGTCCGGGCGAAAAGGCCGCGACCGCTGCGCGCCGGCGCCGGCTGATCTGGGCGGCCGGCGGCGGAGCTGCGCTGGTCGCACTCGTGCTGGTGGCGACCAACCTGAGCTCCGACGGCTCGGGCGGCTCCACCCGCGCCACCGCGCCCATCCTGCAGGGCGGAGCCGCCCTGCGCACAGTGCAGTTCGAGGGGGCGGACGACCTCAAGCTCGCCGGGGCGCTCGCCCTCCCCGAGGGGGCGGCGTCCGGCTCGAAGCTGGCCGGCGTCGTCATCCTCGCCGGCTACGGCCCGACGAACCGCAACGGCGTGGTCGCCGAGGGCGGTGTCCCGGACAACCTCTACCGCGAGCTGAGCGAGGCGTTCGCCGAGTCGGAGATGGTTACCTTGACCTACGACAAGCGGGGGACCGGTCAGAGCGTGCTCCCGGAGAGCGAACCGCTCCGCTTCGAGGATCTGGTGAGTGACGCGGCCGCTGCCGTAGAGTTTTTGGCCCAGCGCGCCGAGGTCGACCCGGAGCGGATCGCGGTCGTGGGGCACGGGGAGGGTGGGCTGGTCGCGATGCAGCTGGCCGACCAGGAGCCGCGCATTCGCGGCCTGGGCCTGATCTCCGTCCCGGGGCGTCCCTTCGTGGAAGTCCTTGCCGACGATTTCGCCGGCTCGGCTCATCGCGGCGAGGAGGTTGCCGGGCTGCGCGTTGTCGTCGCCAGCTTGCTCGAGGACGGCAAGCTGCCGGCGGACATCCCCGCGTCGCTCGCCGGCTTCTTCCCAGCCGGCCGGCAGGAATATCTCACCGACATCTTCTCCCTCGAGCCCGTCGCCCTGGCCCGCGAGGTCGACATCCCAGCACTCGTCGTACGCGGCGGCGTCGCCACGTTCGTCACCGCGGCCGACGAGTCCGCCCTTCGCGGCGCCCTCTCCGCCGACGAGGCTTTCGTAGCCGGCGACGCCGGCCCCACGTTGCTGGTGCAGGGTGCGCCGATCGCCGACGCCGAGCATGCGCACGACAACATCGGCGTCGCGCCGACCCGCGAGCGCTCGGCCGAGGCCATCGCGCGCATCACGCAGTTCCTGACGAGGGTCACGGCGGCCTAG
- the ftsH gene encoding ATP-dependent zinc metalloprotease FtsH, which translates to MAMLGSARRRREQDGDGQKPSAEEDPQRNNRKRALVLCLLALPLLIAFYALILYWSNPRTAGEELRIDEFTALLRQGRIAETKILETDNRMIGTYDGGEFWVAYSGENETIFARLTSALEDAGVPYSVKQQPLKNLVMPVSMLLPALIIIDGLFILFLAFGRGGDGFTAFGQSRGKRLEGGDAKITFSDVAGVDEAIEELVEVRDYLSNPDRFLAMGASVPKGILLTGPPGCGKTLLARGLAGESEVPFFSISGSDFVEIFVGVGAARIRDFFKVAKAAAPCIVFIDELDAVGRGRSTHSMGGTDEREATLNQLLVEMDGFESGIGVVVLAATNRPDILDSALMRPGRFDRRVAVERPDVNGREGVLRIHTRGKPLADGVDIAQIAKRTAGFSGADLANVVNEAALLAARRGAAIIEQSHFSEAIERLVAGPERKSRILSPQDRLRIAYHEAGHAVVATALPGTDRVGKLSIVARGHGGGFTWWINDGDQTSITRAQLLDRITALLGGRAAEEIITGDLSTGAAGDLDSAVLLARRMVTEFGMGSSLGAFSAHALQNANMKEGLLNQAFSERVASEIDAEIQQVLADAAERARNVLLAQRSALEAVGKALMEHETLEGELLDALLLPVHSANSGSATLVP; encoded by the coding sequence ATGGCCATGCTGGGTAGCGCCCGACGTCGGCGAGAGCAGGACGGCGACGGCCAGAAGCCGTCGGCTGAGGAGGACCCGCAGCGGAACAACCGCAAGCGGGCGCTCGTCCTCTGCCTGCTCGCGCTGCCCCTGCTGATCGCCTTCTACGCCCTCATCCTCTACTGGTCCAACCCCCGCACAGCCGGCGAGGAGCTGCGGATCGACGAGTTCACCGCGCTGCTCCGCCAGGGCCGGATCGCGGAGACCAAGATCCTCGAGACGGACAACCGGATGATCGGCACCTACGACGGCGGCGAGTTCTGGGTCGCCTACTCGGGGGAGAACGAGACGATCTTCGCACGCCTCACCAGCGCTCTCGAGGACGCCGGCGTGCCGTACTCCGTCAAGCAGCAGCCGCTCAAGAACCTCGTGATGCCGGTGAGCATGCTGCTGCCGGCCCTGATCATCATCGACGGCCTGTTCATCCTCTTTCTCGCATTCGGCCGGGGCGGTGACGGGTTCACCGCCTTCGGCCAGTCGCGGGGCAAACGGCTCGAGGGCGGTGACGCCAAGATCACCTTCTCGGACGTGGCCGGCGTCGACGAGGCCATCGAGGAACTCGTCGAGGTCCGTGACTACCTGTCGAACCCGGACCGCTTCCTGGCCATGGGCGCCTCCGTACCCAAGGGCATCCTGCTGACCGGCCCCCCTGGCTGCGGCAAGACGTTGCTCGCGCGAGGCCTGGCGGGGGAGTCGGAGGTGCCGTTCTTCTCGATCTCCGGTTCGGACTTCGTCGAGATCTTCGTCGGTGTCGGAGCCGCGCGCATCCGGGACTTCTTCAAGGTGGCCAAGGCCGCAGCGCCCTGCATCGTGTTCATCGACGAACTCGACGCGGTCGGTCGCGGTCGCAGCACGCACTCGATGGGCGGCACGGACGAGCGGGAGGCCACGCTGAACCAGCTGCTCGTCGAGATGGACGGCTTCGAGTCCGGCATTGGCGTCGTCGTGCTGGCCGCGACGAACCGGCCGGACATCCTGGATTCCGCCCTGATGCGGCCGGGCCGCTTCGACCGCCGGGTGGCCGTGGAGCGTCCGGACGTGAACGGACGAGAAGGTGTCCTGCGCATCCACACCCGCGGCAAGCCGCTCGCGGACGGCGTGGACATCGCCCAGATCGCCAAGCGCACAGCCGGCTTCTCCGGCGCCGACCTGGCCAACGTCGTGAACGAGGCGGCCCTGCTCGCCGCCCGGCGCGGCGCTGCGATCATCGAGCAGTCGCACTTCAGCGAGGCGATCGAGCGGCTCGTGGCCGGTCCCGAGCGCAAGTCCCGCATCCTGTCCCCGCAGGACCGGCTGCGCATCGCCTACCACGAAGCCGGCCACGCCGTCGTCGCCACGGCCCTGCCCGGCACTGACCGCGTCGGCAAGCTGTCGATCGTCGCGCGCGGCCACGGTGGCGGGTTCACCTGGTGGATCAACGACGGCGACCAGACCTCCATCACGCGGGCCCAGCTGCTCGACCGGATCACCGCCTTGCTCGGCGGTCGAGCGGCCGAGGAGATCATCACCGGCGATCTGTCGACCGGTGCCGCCGGCGACCTCGACTCTGCCGTGCTGCTCGCCCGCCGGATGGTCACCGAGTTCGGCATGGGGTCCTCCCTCGGCGCGTTCTCGGCGCACGCGTTGCAGAACGCCAACATGAAGGAGGGCCTGCTGAACCAGGCCTTCTCCGAGCGCGTCGCCTCGGAGATCGACGCGGAGATCCAGCAAGTGCTGGCCGATGCGGCCGAGCGGGCGCGCAACGTCCTGCTCGCCCAGCGCAGCGCGCTGGAAGCGGTCGGCAAGGCGTTGATGGAGCACGAGACGCTCGAGGGCGAGCTGCTCGACGCCCTGCTGCTCCCCGTCCACAGCGCGAATTCCGGCTCCGCGACGCTCGTCCCCTGA
- a CDS encoding kelch repeat-containing protein — protein MGAALAVGALVVVLLVLRPGPSQEGPGAVAEPVGTWSDLPALSAIRGTASAVVLRNGTVLVAGGGVGALAIDAAEVFDPGADSWERVGPLSAPRRGHQAVLLQDDRVLVTGGLSEGNPLASAEVYDPGARSWSSVQPMSVPRLGHTLTLLDDGRVLAAGGSTLESAESAAGGQTIRATPSAELYDPATGAWSATGSMGSARFEHTATRVRDGRVVVVGGLGSVGTNATAPLASTEIYDAAAGAFVGSTSLSEPRANHAAVLLEDDAVLVTGGAGGEGADLSLAGAEVFNAPGGTWSRVAPMGGTRTGHTATRLADGRVLVAGGESVQRGTRRSLTSAEVFDFTAGAVGQWGPAGDMSCPRSEQAAVLLEDGSVLVAAGDAAFPGAAPIAQSCAERYVP, from the coding sequence ATGGGTGCAGCGCTGGCTGTGGGGGCGCTGGTGGTGGTCCTTCTGGTGCTCCGCCCGGGACCGTCACAGGAGGGGCCCGGTGCCGTCGCCGAGCCGGTCGGGACGTGGAGCGACCTGCCGGCGCTGTCGGCCATCCGCGGTACGGCCAGTGCCGTCGTGCTGCGGAACGGCACGGTGCTGGTCGCCGGCGGCGGCGTCGGGGCGCTGGCGATCGACGCTGCCGAAGTCTTCGATCCCGGCGCCGACAGCTGGGAACGTGTCGGACCACTTTCCGCGCCCCGCCGCGGCCATCAGGCGGTGCTCCTGCAGGACGACCGGGTGCTCGTCACCGGGGGGTTGTCCGAGGGCAACCCGCTGGCTTCGGCCGAGGTCTACGACCCGGGCGCCCGGTCGTGGTCGTCCGTCCAGCCGATGAGCGTTCCAAGGCTCGGCCACACCCTCACGCTGCTCGACGACGGGCGGGTGCTCGCCGCAGGAGGCAGCACGCTCGAGTCGGCGGAGTCGGCAGCGGGTGGCCAGACCATCCGCGCCACCCCGTCCGCGGAGTTGTACGACCCCGCAACCGGAGCGTGGTCAGCCACGGGATCGATGGGTTCGGCGCGCTTCGAGCACACCGCCACCCGTGTCCGCGACGGTCGCGTCGTGGTCGTGGGTGGGCTCGGCTCCGTCGGCACCAATGCGACGGCGCCGCTTGCCTCCACCGAGATCTACGACGCTGCTGCCGGCGCCTTCGTCGGCTCGACCAGCCTCAGCGAGCCGCGGGCCAACCACGCGGCGGTGCTCCTGGAGGACGACGCGGTCCTGGTGACCGGGGGCGCGGGGGGCGAGGGTGCAGACCTTTCGCTGGCCGGCGCCGAGGTCTTCAACGCGCCCGGCGGCACCTGGAGCAGGGTCGCCCCGATGGGCGGAACCCGCACCGGACACACCGCGACCCGGCTCGCGGACGGCCGGGTGCTCGTCGCCGGCGGCGAGTCCGTCCAGCGCGGTACGAGGCGTTCTCTCACCAGCGCCGAAGTGTTCGACTTCACCGCCGGCGCGGTGGGACAGTGGGGGCCGGCGGGCGACATGTCCTGTCCCCGGAGCGAGCAGGCGGCGGTCCTGCTCGAGGACGGCAGCGTACTCGTGGCCGCCGGCGACGCAGCGTTCCCCGGAGCGGCGCCGATCGCCCAGAGCTGCGCAGAAAGGTACGTTCCGTGA
- a CDS encoding metalloregulator ArsR/SmtB family transcription factor yields the protein MRDPARYEPAVELLKALAAPVRLAAVEELTHGPRCVHELVELLDVAQPLVSQHQRVLRAAGLVTAGRRGREVEYTLADDHVVHVVLDVLRHADEPRPSSSDPTDEQPHEEPA from the coding sequence ATGAGAGATCCGGCACGGTACGAGCCGGCAGTCGAGCTGCTCAAGGCGTTGGCCGCCCCCGTGCGGCTTGCCGCCGTCGAGGAGCTGACCCACGGGCCGCGCTGCGTGCACGAGCTGGTCGAGCTGCTCGACGTGGCCCAGCCGCTGGTGTCGCAGCACCAGAGGGTGCTGCGGGCCGCGGGGCTGGTGACCGCCGGCCGACGCGGTCGAGAGGTGGAGTACACGCTGGCCGACGACCACGTCGTCCACGTCGTCCTCGACGTCCTGCGGCACGCCGACGAGCCACGCCCGTCCTCTTCCGACCCGACCGACGAGCAACCCCACGAGGAGCCAGCATGA